A portion of the Roseofilum capinflatum BLCC-M114 genome contains these proteins:
- the hypF gene encoding carbamoyltransferase HypF, whose protein sequence is MKPKKTAEKTLQIRVRGRVQGVGFRPHVWRIAHELGLGGEVCNDGEGVRIRIAGEPEALSVFRQRLESEAPPLSEIESIETEALEPTVGFEGFAIVESVGGKTQTQIAPDTATCGACVAEISTPSERRYRYAFTNCTHCGPRLSIIRGVPYDRPSTTMANFPLCPDCQREYDDPGDRRFHAQPIACPVCGPKLWLESLTDKNAVWEPGQEIETVISRIEQGEILAIRGLGGFHLACDATNPEAVNRLRQRKRRYGKPFALMARDIAVIRRYCQVSAAEEETLRSGAAPIVLLNAEGGERLPEAIAPGVTTLGFMLPYTPLHLLLLETLNYPLVMTSANLSHEPQLISNAEARTKLIGLADTVLFHNREIANRMDDSVVRVMAGKPRLLRRSRGYVPGAIALPPGFERSHTAGSSATRHNPTDPPTSPLKRGTFAAPLKKGGWGDRHAGHSRENCPKILAYGAELKSTFCLIQNNQAILSQHQGDLENPITYADYQKNLQLFRQLYDHQPQFLVADLHPEYLSTKLAQDHAQTQNLPLIQVQHHHAHIASCLVENGIPLDTAPVLGIALDGLGFGEDGTIWGGEFLLADYRGYQRLASLKPVAMIGGTKAILEPWRNTYAHLKAAFDWQMLHKKYGHLELFDYWQNQPIALFDQMLQKRLNTPLASSAGRLFDAVSAAIGLCRDRALFEGQGAIELEMAVDRHLLSVSDADFPYPFEIIDPPTSPLKRETLLAAPLSKGGWGDLRAKYRTSSHNLLSLDPRPMWHSLLEDLSQGATLSLIATRFHQGLIQGITHLVEKLAHQCQLDGLDIEKIALSGGCFQNRILLEELTKNLEARGYECLSQAKVPSNDGGVSLGQGAIAIARTTEST, encoded by the coding sequence ATGAAACCCAAAAAGACTGCTGAAAAAACCCTACAAATTCGAGTTCGAGGACGGGTTCAGGGGGTGGGATTTCGACCCCATGTTTGGCGTATAGCCCATGAGCTGGGGCTAGGGGGTGAAGTTTGCAACGATGGGGAAGGGGTACGCATTCGCATTGCTGGAGAACCGGAAGCGTTATCTGTATTTCGGCAACGGTTAGAGTCTGAAGCGCCCCCCCTGTCAGAGATTGAATCGATTGAAACCGAAGCGCTAGAGCCGACTGTGGGGTTTGAAGGGTTTGCCATTGTGGAGAGTGTGGGGGGCAAAACCCAGACTCAAATAGCGCCGGATACTGCCACTTGTGGGGCTTGTGTGGCAGAGATTAGTACGCCTTCTGAGCGCCGCTATCGTTATGCATTTACGAACTGTACCCATTGCGGGCCAAGGCTTTCGATTATTCGAGGGGTTCCCTACGATCGCCCCTCAACAACGATGGCGAACTTTCCCTTATGTCCAGACTGTCAGCGAGAATATGACGATCCAGGCGATCGCCGTTTCCATGCACAACCCATTGCTTGTCCGGTTTGCGGGCCGAAACTTTGGCTAGAGTCCCTCACCGATAAAAACGCGGTTTGGGAACCGGGACAAGAGATAGAAACAGTAATTTCCCGGATCGAACAGGGAGAAATTTTAGCTATTCGCGGCTTAGGTGGCTTCCATTTAGCCTGCGATGCTACTAACCCAGAAGCTGTAAACCGCTTACGTCAACGCAAACGCAGATATGGCAAACCCTTTGCACTGATGGCGCGGGATATTGCTGTTATTCGGCGCTATTGTCAGGTGAGTGCAGCCGAAGAGGAGACGCTCAGGAGTGGTGCGGCTCCCATTGTGCTGTTGAATGCGGAGGGTGGGGAGAGGTTACCGGAGGCGATCGCCCCTGGAGTAACAACCCTCGGTTTTATGCTTCCCTATACTCCCCTGCATCTTCTGTTACTTGAAACCCTGAATTATCCCTTAGTGATGACCAGCGCCAATTTATCCCATGAACCCCAGTTAATCAGTAACGCAGAAGCCAGGACAAAACTGATCGGATTAGCGGATACAGTATTATTTCATAACCGAGAAATCGCTAACCGTATGGATGATTCCGTCGTGCGAGTCATGGCAGGAAAACCCCGGTTATTGCGTCGCAGTCGGGGGTATGTTCCGGGGGCGATCGCCCTTCCGCCAGGATTTGAGCGGAGCCATACAGCAGGTTCCTCTGCAACAAGGCACAATCCAACAGATCCCCCTACATCCCCCTTAAAAAGGGGGACTTTTGCTGCCCCCCTAAAAAAGGGGGGTTGGGGGGATCGACATGCAGGGCATAGCAGGGAAAACTGCCCTAAAATATTAGCCTATGGCGCAGAACTCAAATCTACCTTTTGCCTGATCCAAAATAATCAAGCTATTTTATCCCAACATCAAGGGGATTTAGAAAACCCCATTACCTACGCAGATTATCAAAAAAATCTGCAACTTTTTCGCCAACTTTACGATCATCAACCTCAATTTTTAGTCGCCGATCTCCATCCGGAATATCTCTCCACCAAACTCGCCCAAGACCACGCCCAAACCCAGAATTTACCCCTGATTCAAGTTCAACATCACCATGCCCATATTGCCAGTTGCTTAGTCGAAAATGGCATCCCCTTAGATACTGCTCCCGTCTTGGGCATTGCCCTGGATGGTTTGGGATTTGGCGAGGATGGTACGATTTGGGGCGGTGAGTTTCTCCTGGCAGATTATCGAGGCTATCAACGGTTGGCAAGCTTAAAACCGGTGGCGATGATTGGTGGTACAAAGGCAATTCTGGAACCCTGGCGCAACACCTACGCCCACTTAAAAGCCGCTTTTGACTGGCAAATGTTGCACAAAAAATATGGTCATTTAGAACTCTTTGACTATTGGCAAAACCAACCGATCGCTCTCTTTGACCAAATGCTGCAAAAACGACTCAATACACCCCTGGCAAGTTCAGCAGGACGGTTATTTGATGCGGTATCGGCGGCGATCGGTCTATGTCGCGATCGCGCCCTGTTTGAAGGACAAGGGGCGATCGAATTAGAAATGGCAGTCGATCGCCATTTACTCTCAGTCTCTGACGCTGATTTTCCTTATCCCTTTGAGATTATCGATCCCCCTACATCCCCCTTAAAAAGGGAGACTTTGCTTGCTGCCCCCCTTTCTAAGGGGGGTTGGGGGGATCTTCGAGCAAAATACCGTACCTCCAGTCATAACCTTCTCTCTCTCGATCCTCGCCCCATGTGGCATTCCCTCTTAGAAGACTTGAGTCAAGGGGCAACCCTTTCCCTAATTGCAACCCGGTTTCACCAAGGTTTAATCCAAGGGATAACCCATCTCGTGGAAAAATTAGCCCATCAGTGTCAATTAGATGGACTCGATATTGAAAAAATTGCCCTCTCTGGAGGATGTTTCCAAAACCGGATTTTGCTGGAAGAATTAACCAAAAACCTGGAAGCGAGAGGCTATGAGTGCTTATCCCAGGCAAAAGTGCCGTCAAATGATGGTGGGGTATCCTTGGGACAGGGGGCGATCGCGATCGCCAGAACCACAGAATCAACTTAA
- a CDS encoding nucleotidyltransferase family protein has translation MLSKQTVLQQLSEHREQLQQFSVKMLFLFGSVARDMAHADSDVDLLVEFERPVGLFTFLGLKHYLEEILGCSVDLGTPNSLKPAFKEKVLKEAIRAF, from the coding sequence ATGTTAAGTAAGCAAACCGTTCTACAACAATTATCAGAGCATCGTGAACAATTGCAGCAATTTTCAGTAAAAATGTTGTTTTTATTTGGTTCGGTGGCTAGAGATATGGCTCATGCAGACAGCGATGTAGATTTGCTGGTAGAATTTGAGCGGCCGGTTGGGTTATTTACATTTCTGGGTCTCAAGCATTATCTGGAAGAGATCTTAGGCTGCTCGGTAGATTTGGGTACGCCGAATTCCCTCAAACCAGCTTTCAAGGAAAAGGTATTAAAGGAGGCTATACGTGCCTTCTAG
- a CDS encoding Fur family transcriptional regulator, producing the protein MSNQPNTLEPIRSLEEAIDRCQHLGMRLSRQRRFILELLWQEQEHLSARDIYDLLNQQGRAIGHTSVYQNLEALSSQGIIECVDRADGRLYGHISDPHSHINCLDNGKILDIHVELPPELIAQIEQQTGVKITDYRIDFYGYQSQT; encoded by the coding sequence ATGAGCAACCAACCTAACACCTTAGAACCGATCCGCTCTTTAGAAGAGGCCATTGATCGATGTCAACATTTAGGAATGCGCCTGAGTCGTCAACGGCGGTTTATTCTGGAATTGCTCTGGCAAGAACAGGAGCATCTGTCAGCAAGGGATATTTATGACCTGCTCAATCAACAGGGACGGGCGATCGGTCATACCTCAGTGTATCAGAATCTCGAAGCCCTTTCTTCCCAAGGGATTATTGAATGTGTCGATCGCGCCGATGGACGGCTTTATGGTCATATTAGTGACCCCCACTCCCATATCAATTGCTTAGATAATGGCAAAATTCTCGATATTCATGTCGAACTGCCCCCAGAGCTGATCGCCCAAATTGAGCAGCAAACTGGGGTGAAAATCACCGATTATCGGATTGATTTCTATGGATATCAATCTCAAACCTAA
- a CDS encoding tetratricopeptide repeat protein yields MTKPWTDFPELGRWSAENAEVIADILRALRRKKGFGLFFVQCSPAQGTQVIRAIRERFPQKRIVEIELNRESETLYPELRERHQTEGFEIACISGVEQALYSYEDTKRLAGWTAKEIYNYSWKGVPPLLSHLNRQREMFEAHLPIRMVFLVPYFVIDYFIQRAPDFFDWRSGFFRFVESAEELEQACQKLVGADSEEYLNLTPEQRIAKILDIKEKLIQLDSSNDEQKAKLLAKQGLLFYSSQDYTKALESYDRALQLQPDFHIAWNGRGVALKNLQRYEEALESYDRALQLQPDYHLAWTNRGNTLNKLERYEEALESYARALQLQPDFHQAWTNQGIALDELQRYEEALESYDRALQLQPDYHLAWTNRSRTLKNLERYEEALESCDHALQLQPDDHLAWFHRGFALKNLERYEEALESYARALQLQPDYHYAWNNRGIALENLGRYEEALESYARALQLQPDYHLAWANRGIALYNLGRYEETLESYVRALQLQPDYHYAWNGRGVALKNLQRYEEALESYDRALQLQPNFHYAWHNRGNALNNLERYEEALESCDRALQLQPDFHWAWYNRVIVLRNLQRYQESGYSLIRFLYYQPSSQKNWCSKVLTWLARKLGVFDGL; encoded by the coding sequence ATGACTAAACCTTGGACAGACTTTCCAGAGTTAGGTCGTTGGAGCGCAGAAAATGCGGAGGTGATTGCCGATATCCTGCGGGCTTTGCGACGGAAAAAGGGATTTGGTTTGTTTTTTGTCCAATGTAGTCCCGCTCAGGGAACCCAAGTTATCCGTGCAATTCGAGAACGTTTTCCCCAGAAACGGATAGTAGAAATTGAGTTAAATCGGGAGAGTGAAACCCTTTATCCAGAGTTGCGAGAACGACATCAGACAGAGGGGTTTGAAATTGCCTGTATTAGTGGAGTAGAGCAAGCCCTATACAGCTATGAAGATACGAAGCGTCTGGCGGGTTGGACTGCTAAGGAAATCTATAACTACAGTTGGAAGGGAGTGCCACCGCTTCTGAGTCATTTGAATCGGCAACGGGAGATGTTTGAGGCGCATTTACCCATTCGCATGGTGTTTCTAGTTCCCTACTTTGTCATCGATTATTTTATTCAAAGAGCGCCGGATTTTTTTGACTGGCGATCGGGTTTTTTTCGATTCGTTGAGAGTGCAGAGGAGCTAGAACAAGCTTGTCAAAAGCTAGTCGGTGCAGATTCCGAAGAATATCTCAATCTCACCCCAGAACAACGGATCGCAAAAATTTTAGACATTAAAGAAAAACTCATTCAGCTCGATTCATCGAATGATGAACAAAAAGCAAAATTATTGGCAAAGCAAGGACTACTCTTCTACAGCAGTCAGGATTATACAAAAGCCCTAGAAAGCTATGATCGCGCTCTACAACTGCAACCTGACTTTCACATAGCTTGGAATGGTCGAGGTGTTGCCCTGAAGAACTTACAGCGATATGAAGAAGCCCTAGAAAGCTATGATCGCGCCCTACAACTACAGCCAGACTATCACTTAGCTTGGACTAACCGAGGTAATACCCTGAATAAGTTAGAGCGATATGAAGAAGCCCTAGAAAGCTATGCTCGTGCCCTACAACTACAACCTGACTTTCATCAGGCTTGGACTAACCAAGGTATTGCCCTAGATGAATTACAGCGATATGAAGAAGCCCTAGAAAGCTATGATCGCGCCCTACAACTACAGCCAGACTATCACTTAGCTTGGACTAACCGAAGTCGTACCCTGAAGAACTTAGAGCGATATGAGGAAGCCCTAGAGAGCTGCGATCACGCCCTACAACTGCAACCTGACGATCACTTGGCTTGGTTTCACCGAGGCTTTGCCCTGAAGAACTTAGAGCGATATGAGGAAGCCCTAGAGAGTTATGCTCGCGCCCTACAACTGCAACCAGACTATCACTATGCTTGGAATAACCGAGGTATTGCCCTGGAGAACTTAGGGCGATATGAGGAAGCCCTAGAGAGTTATGCTCGCGCCCTACAATTGCAACCTGACTATCACTTGGCTTGGGCTAACCGAGGTATTGCCCTTTATAACTTAGGGCGATATGAGGAAACCCTAGAAAGCTATGTTCGCGCCCTACAATTGCAACCGGACTATCACTATGCTTGGAATGGTCGAGGTGTTGCCCTGAAGAACTTACAGCGATATGAAGAAGCTCTAGAGAGCTACGATCGCGCCCTACAACTGCAACCTAACTTTCACTATGCTTGGCACAACCGAGGTAATGCCCTGAATAACTTAGAGCGATATGAGGAAGCCCTAGAGAGCTGCGATCGCGCCCTACAACTGCAACCGGACTTTCACTGGGCTTGGTATAACCGCGTAATTGTCCTCCGTAACTTACAGCGATATCAAGAGTCAGGATATAGTTTGATTAGATTTTTATACTACCAGCCAAGTTCTCAAAAAAATTGGTGTTCTAAGGTGTTAACTTGGCTGGCTAGAAAACTAGGAGTGTTTGATGGCCTATGA
- a CDS encoding P-loop NTPase fold protein, with protein sequence MISPDEMEDLLDEMYNNFTPTPLQPGDPRYVDCRSVRGDEDVVKDLGRTVRRSQAFTYQLYSGHRGSGKTTELLRLKKDLEDRHHKVVYFAADEEDLSVQDAQYTDILLACTRHLLEELKNADSQPILSWLQDRLQDLKEVMLMEIKVDQLNLEVGLQMFAKLTAAVRMEPGQRQKIRELVEPHTETLIEALNAFIADGKQHLPEKTKLLVIADNLDRIVPIFQENGRSNHEEIFLDRNEQLKALNCHIVYTVPISFIYSRWATELHVNYGIPQVLPSIMVRQKNNDPDDKGLEILRNLIKRRVPERLRDNFVPEVFESEQIFRQLCLMSGGYVRDFIQLMQEAIKKTDTLPIQARAVQRATDNLRDVYRRAVEANQWEILREVHQSKDIENDPIERSLLFNRCLLEYRYFDEKGDKQTWYDVHPVLWKELE encoded by the coding sequence ATGATCAGTCCCGACGAAATGGAAGATCTCCTTGATGAGATGTATAACAACTTTACCCCGACTCCACTGCAACCGGGAGATCCAAGGTATGTGGACTGTCGCTCGGTGCGCGGGGATGAGGATGTGGTGAAGGATTTGGGGAGAACAGTGCGGCGATCGCAAGCATTCACCTATCAGCTATACTCTGGTCATCGTGGCTCCGGGAAAACCACGGAATTGCTGCGGCTGAAAAAAGACTTGGAAGACCGGCATCATAAGGTCGTCTATTTTGCGGCAGATGAAGAAGACCTGAGTGTTCAGGATGCCCAGTATACCGATATTTTACTGGCTTGCACCCGTCACCTGTTGGAAGAGTTAAAAAACGCAGACTCTCAGCCGATACTGAGTTGGTTGCAAGACCGGTTACAGGACTTGAAAGAGGTGATGCTGATGGAGATTAAGGTCGATCAGCTTAACTTAGAAGTGGGATTACAAATGTTTGCCAAATTAACGGCAGCAGTGCGGATGGAACCCGGACAACGACAGAAAATTCGCGAGTTGGTTGAACCGCACACAGAAACGCTGATTGAAGCTTTGAATGCCTTTATTGCAGATGGAAAACAACATTTACCAGAGAAGACCAAACTGCTGGTAATTGCCGATAATTTAGATCGAATTGTGCCCATTTTTCAGGAAAATGGGCGCAGTAACCATGAGGAAATTTTTCTTGACCGGAACGAACAATTGAAGGCGCTGAATTGCCATATTGTTTATACTGTGCCCATTTCCTTCATCTATTCTCGCTGGGCAACAGAACTGCATGTTAATTATGGTATTCCCCAAGTTTTACCCTCAATTATGGTGCGCCAGAAAAATAATGACCCTGACGATAAAGGCTTGGAGATTTTGCGAAATCTGATTAAACGGCGGGTTCCTGAGCGTTTGCGCGATAATTTCGTTCCAGAGGTATTTGAATCTGAGCAAATTTTCCGACAATTATGTTTAATGAGTGGCGGTTATGTGCGAGATTTCATACAATTAATGCAGGAAGCGATTAAAAAGACTGATACCCTGCCCATTCAAGCACGTGCAGTACAACGGGCGACGGATAATTTACGAGATGTTTATCGGCGGGCAGTGGAGGCAAATCAATGGGAAATCTTGCGAGAAGTACATCAGTCAAAAGATATTGAAAATGACCCAATTGAGCGCAGTTTGTTGTTTAATCGTTGTCTGTTGGAATATCGCTATTTTGATGAGAAGGGAGATAAGCAAACTTGGTATGATGTGCATCCCGTACTGTGGAAGGAGTTGGAATGA
- a CDS encoding glycoside hydrolase family 3 protein → MLDPTHPSHLPDPASLSLEQQVAQMVVIRASGYLFDHQIRYPDWEPVNETLKSWIAQWGVGGVILVGGSAAELHDRINRLQSWATFPLLVGADVEEGVGQRFSGATHFPPPMALGAIAEKSPQAARHYAQQMGERTAQEAVAIGLNWLYAPVVDVNNNPQNPVINVRAFAETPQAVSQLTAAYIQGAKSYPILTTAKHFPGHGDTAVDSHLELPVLPHSEERLAEIELPPFQSAIASGVDGIMSAHLQIPAWNERYPATLSATILTQKLRQELGFSGLIVTDALVMGAIANHYGSNEAAVLAVQAGVDILLMPQDPPGAIAAVCAAVRAGKIAPERIQASVERIFQAKQKVKPRPDSPQFPQALGTPETRKIVQSVLQDAQETGGNLPLNLQGGRNLIVVDNALDCSVLAKPAPAILIPEAKGYPLQLVDRHTPSLPTQGLQPTLLQLFVRGHPFRGSSTLNETAIAWFEALLKTDTLQALVIYGSPYILEFLRPQLPNDVPYVFSYGQMPDAQAIALKTLGF, encoded by the coding sequence ATGTTAGATCCCACCCATCCTTCTCATCTGCCCGATCCAGCTTCTCTGTCCTTAGAACAACAGGTTGCCCAAATGGTCGTGATTCGGGCAAGTGGCTATTTGTTCGATCATCAAATTCGCTACCCCGACTGGGAACCCGTCAATGAAACCCTAAAATCCTGGATCGCCCAGTGGGGTGTGGGTGGAGTGATATTAGTTGGGGGAAGCGCTGCCGAACTGCACGATCGCATTAACCGGTTGCAGAGTTGGGCAACCTTTCCCCTGTTGGTGGGGGCAGATGTGGAGGAAGGAGTAGGACAACGCTTTAGTGGCGCTACCCATTTCCCTCCCCCTATGGCTCTAGGGGCGATCGCTGAAAAGTCTCCCCAAGCCGCTCGCCACTATGCCCAACAGATGGGGGAAAGGACAGCACAAGAGGCAGTGGCGATCGGCTTAAATTGGCTCTATGCGCCGGTGGTGGATGTGAATAATAATCCCCAAAATCCGGTGATTAATGTCCGTGCCTTTGCAGAAACGCCACAAGCCGTCAGTCAATTAACCGCCGCCTATATTCAGGGCGCTAAATCCTATCCCATTTTAACCACAGCTAAACATTTTCCCGGCCATGGCGATACGGCAGTAGACTCCCATCTAGAATTACCGGTGCTTCCCCATTCAGAAGAGCGGTTAGCCGAGATTGAGCTACCCCCATTTCAGAGTGCGATCGCCTCTGGAGTCGATGGCATTATGAGCGCCCATTTGCAGATTCCCGCTTGGAATGAGCGCTATCCTGCTACCTTATCCGCCACAATTCTCACCCAGAAACTGCGCCAAGAGTTGGGTTTTAGTGGTTTAATTGTCACCGATGCTCTGGTGATGGGAGCCATTGCCAACCATTATGGCAGCAATGAAGCCGCCGTTTTAGCCGTGCAAGCGGGGGTAGATATTCTGCTCATGCCCCAAGATCCTCCAGGGGCGATCGCCGCCGTCTGTGCAGCCGTCCGAGCTGGAAAAATTGCCCCAGAACGGATTCAAGCTTCCGTAGAGCGCATTTTTCAAGCCAAACAGAAAGTTAAACCGAGACCTGATTCTCCGCAATTTCCCCAAGCTCTGGGAACCCCAGAAACCCGCAAAATCGTGCAGTCAGTCCTTCAGGATGCCCAGGAAACCGGCGGTAATCTGCCCCTCAATCTCCAAGGAGGACGCAATTTAATTGTAGTTGATAATGCCTTGGATTGCTCCGTGTTGGCTAAACCCGCGCCTGCAATTCTGATCCCAGAAGCTAAGGGATATCCGTTGCAGCTCGTAGACCGTCATACCCCCAGTTTACCCACCCAAGGTCTACAGCCCACCTTGTTACAATTATTCGTTCGCGGTCATCCATTTCGCGGCAGTTCCACGTTGAATGAAACGGCGATCGCCTGGTTTGAAGCCTTGCTTAAAACTGATACTCTGCAAGCCTTGGTCATTTATGGCAGTCCTTATATCCTGGAATTTCTCCGTCCCCAACTGCCCAATGATGTGCCTTATGTGTTCAGTTACGGACAAATGCCAGATGCACAGGCGATCGCCCTCAAAACCCTAGGCTTTTGA
- the rbfA gene encoding 30S ribosome-binding factor RbfA, with translation MANSRRVSRVSSQIKREVGQMLIHGIKDDRVGAGMVSVTDVDVSGDLQHAKIFVSIYGTEEAKAETMEGLQSATSYVRYELGHRMQLRRTPEVIFLEDRSLERGDRLLHLINQISHEHDAHEDSENSVSTEDNE, from the coding sequence ATGGCTAACAGTCGTCGTGTCTCTCGCGTGTCCTCCCAAATTAAACGCGAAGTCGGTCAGATGTTGATTCATGGCATTAAAGATGACCGAGTAGGGGCGGGTATGGTCAGCGTTACGGATGTGGATGTCTCTGGAGATCTGCAACATGCTAAAATTTTCGTCAGTATTTATGGGACGGAAGAAGCAAAAGCCGAAACCATGGAAGGATTGCAATCAGCAACCTCCTATGTTCGCTATGAACTGGGCCATCGGATGCAGTTACGCCGCACTCCAGAGGTGATCTTTTTAGAAGATCGCTCTTTGGAAAGGGGCGATCGCCTGTTGCATCTGATTAACCAGATTTCCCACGAACATGATGCCCACGAGGACTCAGAAAATAGTGTCTCCACTGAAGACAATGAGTAG
- a CDS encoding DUF751 family protein, translating into MGDFFQNVSRYPRYLITFTLGIFFFLFKSVQPLFKNPVTAIATLGLLVSGFVFLTLTLRAMLGLSPV; encoded by the coding sequence ATGGGAGACTTCTTTCAGAACGTATCGCGCTATCCTCGGTACTTGATTACCTTTACGCTGGGTATTTTCTTCTTTTTATTCAAATCTGTCCAGCCCCTGTTTAAGAATCCGGTAACGGCGATCGCCACTTTAGGACTCTTAGTTTCGGGTTTTGTCTTCCTAACCCTGACATTACGGGCTATGCTAGGATTATCTCCGGTGTGA
- a CDS encoding class I SAM-dependent methyltransferase, which translates to MNNENYTASEAAMVAEPEKITQFYQKAIEKHGDRSLMAARWSSEEKALSLYQGISHLPQHNWQEIQSVLDIGSGQGYFLQFLREQQHFQGKYVGLEFLPEFDRVAKQLYGHDPQAEFVCGEFLSYPFPGQTFDWIFSIGSLSPKKKDQESFDRAFTDKMAQLANRGFSLFLNDIKYIAPSRLEQAPDLAVHNVDRFAADLEQRFPGSQVSIVHYPQKPSQHSFVHVVL; encoded by the coding sequence ATGAATAACGAAAACTATACTGCCTCAGAAGCAGCAATGGTAGCAGAACCAGAAAAAATTACACAGTTCTACCAAAAGGCGATTGAGAAACATGGCGATCGCTCTCTGATGGCTGCTCGTTGGAGTTCAGAAGAGAAAGCTTTATCGCTCTATCAAGGTATTAGTCATTTACCTCAACACAATTGGCAAGAGATACAAAGCGTTTTAGATATTGGTTCTGGTCAGGGCTATTTTCTGCAATTTTTGCGAGAACAACAGCACTTTCAAGGCAAATATGTGGGTTTGGAATTTTTGCCTGAGTTTGATCGAGTGGCTAAACAGCTCTATGGTCACGATCCGCAAGCTGAATTTGTTTGTGGTGAATTTTTATCCTATCCTTTCCCAGGACAAACCTTTGATTGGATTTTTTCCATTGGCTCATTAAGTCCCAAGAAAAAAGATCAAGAATCATTTGATCGCGCCTTCACTGACAAAATGGCCCAGTTGGCTAACCGTGGATTTAGCCTATTTTTGAATGATATCAAATATATTGCTCCCAGTCGTCTAGAACAAGCCCCCGATCTAGCCGTTCATAATGTCGATCGCTTCGCAGCAGACCTAGAACAGCGCTTCCCAGGTAGCCAAGTGAGCATCGTTCATTATCCCCAAAAACCCTCACAGCATAGCTTTGTTCATGTTGTCCTGTGA